From Pedococcus aerophilus, one genomic window encodes:
- a CDS encoding alpha/beta hydrolase has product MPTPSILTVAAPDGVRLRVQVYAASAPPPAAAPTVVLAHGWTLTHASWLPVVEQLTAQGLRVVTWDQRGHGRSGALRGATSVRSLGDDLAAVLAVVAPEGPLVLGGHSMGGMTVMAYAGLHPEAFASRVRGVVLVSTMAESFDRPVPIRQRRAMGLMARLPRIRAGRFVTLDSQRKLLFGSAADDASVALTRDMVAATTLPTMGRFYRAIQELDEARALSHFDGIPTVVLVGEQDRLTPPRQSQRIAELVPHAELRLLPGLGHMLAYEATDEVVAAFETVLHRSA; this is encoded by the coding sequence GTGCCGACCCCCTCGATCCTGACCGTCGCCGCTCCTGACGGGGTCCGTCTGCGCGTCCAGGTGTATGCCGCGTCGGCACCTCCGCCTGCGGCCGCACCGACCGTGGTCCTCGCCCACGGGTGGACCCTGACCCACGCCTCGTGGCTGCCCGTCGTGGAGCAGCTGACCGCGCAGGGGCTCCGCGTCGTGACCTGGGACCAGCGCGGCCACGGCCGTTCGGGGGCGCTTCGCGGGGCGACCTCGGTCCGTTCGCTGGGTGACGACCTCGCTGCGGTGCTGGCGGTCGTCGCGCCCGAGGGACCCCTGGTGCTCGGTGGCCACTCCATGGGTGGCATGACGGTGATGGCGTATGCCGGCCTGCACCCGGAGGCGTTCGCCTCACGGGTCCGCGGTGTCGTGCTCGTCTCGACGATGGCGGAGTCGTTCGACCGCCCCGTCCCGATCCGACAGCGCCGCGCGATGGGACTGATGGCCCGCCTCCCGCGGATCCGGGCCGGGCGCTTCGTCACGCTCGACAGCCAACGGAAGCTGCTCTTCGGGAGTGCTGCCGACGATGCCTCCGTGGCGCTGACCCGAGACATGGTCGCCGCGACCACCCTGCCCACGATGGGCCGCTTCTACCGAGCCATCCAGGAGCTCGACGAGGCCCGGGCACTGAGCCACTTCGACGGCATACCGACCGTGGTCCTGGTCGGCGAGCAGGACCGGCTCACTCCCCCGCGCCAGTCGCAGCGGATCGCCGAGCTCGTGCCGCACGCCGAGCTGCGGCTGCTGCCCGGCCTCGGGCACATGCTCGCCTACGAGGCGACGGACGAGGTCGTCGCCGCGTTCGAGACGGTGCTGCACCGCTCGGCCTGA